From a region of the Enterobacter sp. JBIWA008 genome:
- the arnB gene encoding UDP-4-amino-4-deoxy-L-arabinose aminotransferase — protein sequence MSDFLPFSRPSMGAEEIAALQDVLMSGWITTGPKNQELEEAFCQLTGNQHAIAVCSATAGMHVTLMALDIGPGDEVITPSQTWVSTLNMIVLLGATPVMIDVDKDTLMVTPEAVEAAITPRTKAIIPVHYAGAPCDIDAIHAIGERHGIPVIEDAAHVAGTYYKNHHVGWKGTAIFSFHAIKNMTCAEGGLVVTDNAQLAQRIRSLKFHGLGVDAYDRQTHGRAPQAEVIAPGYKYNLADINAALALVQLGKLKEANRRRQEIAERYLRELADTPFQPLTIPSWPHVHAWHLFIIRVDEARCGISRDNLMAELKEKGIGTGLHFRAAHTQKYYRERFPDVSLPNSEWNSARICSLPLFPDMTHDDTTRVITALHQLAGH from the coding sequence ATGAGTGATTTTCTGCCTTTTTCGCGACCGTCGATGGGCGCTGAGGAAATTGCGGCGCTTCAGGACGTTTTGATGTCGGGCTGGATCACCACTGGGCCTAAGAATCAGGAACTCGAAGAGGCATTCTGTCAACTTACCGGGAATCAGCATGCGATTGCCGTCTGTTCAGCCACCGCAGGAATGCACGTCACGCTGATGGCGCTGGATATTGGCCCGGGTGATGAAGTCATTACCCCTTCCCAGACCTGGGTCTCCACGCTGAATATGATCGTGTTGCTGGGTGCCACACCGGTCATGATTGATGTGGACAAAGACACATTAATGGTGACGCCAGAAGCCGTTGAAGCCGCCATTACCCCGCGTACCAAAGCCATTATTCCCGTGCATTATGCCGGCGCGCCGTGTGACATCGACGCTATTCATGCCATTGGTGAACGTCACGGTATTCCGGTTATTGAAGATGCTGCCCACGTAGCCGGAACGTACTACAAGAACCACCATGTGGGCTGGAAAGGAACGGCGATTTTTTCCTTCCACGCCATTAAAAATATGACCTGCGCGGAAGGCGGCTTAGTCGTCACGGATAATGCCCAGCTGGCACAGCGGATCCGCAGCCTGAAATTCCATGGCCTGGGCGTAGATGCCTATGACCGCCAGACGCACGGCCGCGCGCCGCAGGCGGAAGTGATCGCGCCGGGCTATAAATACAATCTGGCGGACATCAACGCCGCGCTGGCGCTGGTGCAGTTAGGCAAGCTGAAAGAGGCTAACAGGCGTCGCCAGGAAATTGCTGAACGCTACCTGCGTGAGCTTGCCGATACGCCGTTCCAGCCGCTCACCATTCCGTCATGGCCGCACGTGCACGCCTGGCACCTGTTTATTATTCGCGTTGACGAAGCGCGCTGCGGGATCTCACGCGACAACCTGATGGCGGAGCTGAAAGAGAAAGGCATCGGTACCGGCCTCCACTTCCGCGCGGCACACACCCAAAAATACTACCGCGAGCGTTTTCCTGATGTATCGCTCCCGAATTCTGAATGGAATAGCGCGCGTATTTGTTCTCTCCCTCTTTTCCCGGATATGACTCATGACGACACAACCCGCGTCATTACCGCACTCCATCAGCTTGCAGGACATTGA
- a CDS encoding MFS transporter — protein MTEHLRNGATATEDIERETMRKVIWRILPFLIVSYLVSIIDRGNIGMASLQMNEDLGLSKAAFGFASSLYFVAYFLFEVPSNLAMQKVGARLWIPRIMISWGIVSMCMSLVQNTTSLYIVRFLLGAAEAGFFPGVVLYLTWWIPSRYRARIIASFMVAIPLANFIGSPLSGLILSLDGWLGLRGWHLLFIIEGLPAVLLGIAAWFILRDRPHQASWLSREQKQWLETTLETERSQQKNIGHQTTWQLLKHRQIWLMALIYAGASSAGTTISVWSPQLLKSFHLDNLETGLLNAIPYGLASVLMIVWGRNSDRTNERRWHTALTLFMIAAGVFAAFVSVSLSATIVILSIMLIGAYSMKGPFWALASGWMSSTSAAAGLAAIGAIANLIGGAVMVNAYGIINERTGSYTLAMLPLAALCVAGGIAVLIMGRQARSAGLHEKQVTH, from the coding sequence ATGACAGAACATTTACGTAACGGCGCTACCGCCACCGAGGACATAGAAAGAGAGACGATGCGGAAGGTGATCTGGCGTATTCTCCCGTTTCTGATTGTCAGTTACCTGGTCTCCATTATCGATCGCGGGAATATCGGCATGGCTTCGCTGCAGATGAATGAGGACCTTGGCCTCAGCAAAGCGGCGTTTGGCTTCGCCAGCAGTCTTTATTTCGTGGCCTATTTTTTGTTTGAAGTACCCAGCAACCTGGCCATGCAGAAAGTCGGCGCCCGGCTGTGGATCCCGCGCATTATGATCAGCTGGGGCATCGTCTCCATGTGTATGTCCCTGGTGCAGAACACCACGTCGCTCTATATCGTCCGTTTTCTTCTCGGTGCTGCAGAGGCGGGCTTCTTCCCGGGCGTCGTGCTGTATCTGACCTGGTGGATCCCGTCCCGCTACCGCGCACGCATTATTGCGTCCTTTATGGTCGCCATCCCGCTCGCTAACTTTATCGGCTCCCCGCTTTCCGGGTTGATACTGTCGCTGGATGGCTGGCTGGGTCTTCGGGGCTGGCATCTGCTGTTCATTATTGAAGGATTGCCGGCGGTGCTGCTGGGTATTGCAGCCTGGTTTATTCTCCGGGATCGCCCTCATCAGGCGAGCTGGCTTAGCAGAGAACAGAAACAATGGCTGGAAACCACGCTGGAAACCGAGCGTAGCCAGCAAAAGAACATTGGACACCAGACCACGTGGCAGTTGCTGAAGCATCGTCAGATCTGGCTGATGGCGCTGATTTACGCGGGTGCATCGTCCGCGGGCACCACCATCAGCGTCTGGTCTCCTCAACTGCTGAAATCCTTCCATCTCGATAATCTTGAGACAGGTCTGCTTAACGCTATTCCTTACGGTCTGGCATCTGTTCTCATGATTGTATGGGGACGGAATTCCGATCGCACCAACGAACGCCGCTGGCATACCGCACTAACGCTATTCATGATTGCCGCAGGCGTGTTCGCCGCCTTTGTAAGCGTCTCGCTGTCTGCCACGATCGTTATCCTCAGCATTATGCTGATAGGCGCTTATTCAATGAAAGGGCCTTTCTGGGCGCTGGCGTCCGGTTGGATGAGCAGTACCTCAGCTGCGGCGGGACTCGCCGCGATTGGCGCCATCGCAAACCTGATAGGCGGGGCGGTGATGGTAAACGCGTACGGCATTATCAATGAGCGGACGGGTAGCTACACGCTGGCTATGCTTCCGCTGGCCGCGCTGTGCGTGGCCGGGGGTATCGCAGTGCTCATTATGGGCCGACAGGCCCGCAGCGCTGGGCTACACGAAAAACAGGTCACGCATTAG
- a CDS encoding potassium channel family protein: MQLLSIIILLTLTVVIHSLWMFGVLKFIKLDVDSAVRIVLRNVGIVISMIFAHLLEAGLFAAFYFVIDAFNDWNTSFYFSLVSYATVGYGDVTLPQHWRLIGGVEGLVGALMVGWSVAVLVAVLQRLRGMSG, encoded by the coding sequence ATGCAGCTACTCAGTATTATTATTTTGCTTACCCTAACCGTGGTGATCCATTCGCTGTGGATGTTTGGCGTTTTAAAATTCATCAAACTAGATGTCGATTCTGCGGTACGCATCGTGTTACGCAACGTCGGTATCGTGATCTCCATGATCTTCGCCCACCTCCTTGAGGCCGGACTGTTTGCTGCGTTTTATTTTGTCATCGACGCGTTTAATGACTGGAACACCAGCTTCTATTTTTCACTGGTCAGCTACGCCACCGTGGGATACGGCGACGTCACGTTACCCCAGCACTGGCGGCTCATCGGCGGAGTGGAAGGGCTGGTGGGCGCGTTGATGGTGGGCTGGTCTGTCGCGGTGCTGGTGGCGGTGCTGCAGCGTTTGCGGGGCATGAGCGGCTAG
- the arnC gene encoding undecaprenyl-phosphate 4-deoxy-4-formamido-L-arabinose transferase produces the protein MFSAPPVQKVSVVIPVYNEQESLPELIRRTTAACDTMGKAYEILLVDDGSSDHSALMLTEAAQAEGSHIVAVLLNRNYGQHSAIMAGFSHVTGDLIITLDADLQNPPEEIPRLVAKADEGYDVVGTVRQNRQDSLFRKLASRTINRLIQRTTGKAMGDYGCMLRAYRRHIVDAMLHCHERSTFIPILANTFARKATEIPVLHAEREHGESKYSFMRLINLMYDLITCLTTTPLRLLSVFGSIIALAGFTLSVLLVVLRLVFGPQWAAEGVFMLFAVLFMFIGAQFVGMGLLGEYIGRIYNDVRARPRYFIQRVVRQEHKASQEEIHP, from the coding sequence ATGTTCAGTGCACCGCCTGTACAAAAAGTTTCCGTGGTAATCCCGGTTTATAACGAGCAGGAGAGCCTGCCCGAACTGATCCGCCGTACAACCGCCGCCTGTGACACGATGGGCAAGGCTTATGAAATTCTGCTGGTAGATGATGGCAGTAGCGATCATTCCGCGCTGATGCTGACCGAGGCCGCGCAGGCCGAAGGCAGCCATATTGTTGCCGTGCTGCTCAACCGCAACTACGGCCAGCACTCGGCGATTATGGCGGGGTTTAGCCACGTCACGGGCGATCTGATCATCACCCTGGACGCTGACCTGCAAAACCCGCCGGAAGAGATCCCGCGCCTGGTTGCCAAAGCCGATGAAGGCTATGACGTGGTCGGCACGGTTCGCCAGAACCGTCAGGACAGTCTGTTCCGAAAGCTAGCCTCACGCACGATTAACCGTCTGATTCAGCGCACTACCGGTAAAGCGATGGGAGATTACGGCTGCATGCTGCGCGCCTACCGCCGCCATATTGTCGACGCCATGCTGCATTGCCATGAGCGCAGCACCTTTATTCCGATCCTCGCCAACACCTTTGCCCGTAAGGCAACGGAAATTCCGGTTCTGCACGCCGAGCGCGAGCACGGGGAATCGAAGTACAGCTTTATGCGTCTCATCAACCTGATGTATGACCTCATCACCTGCCTGACCACCACACCGCTGCGTCTGCTGAGCGTGTTCGGCAGCATCATCGCCTTGGCCGGGTTTACGCTGTCCGTCCTGCTGGTGGTGCTGCGGCTGGTCTTTGGCCCGCAGTGGGCGGCGGAAGGGGTCTTCATGCTCTTTGCCGTGCTGTTTATGTTCATCGGTGCCCAGTTTGTCGGGATGGGCCTTCTCGGTGAATACATTGGCCGTATCTATAACGATGTTCGCGCGCGTCCGCGCTACTTTATTCAACGTGTTGTCCGTCAGGAACACAAAGCGTCTCAAGAGGAAATTCACCCATGA
- a CDS encoding TerC/Alx family metal homeostasis membrane protein, with amino-acid sequence MSAAHLGFPTETVVVFVVMAVGAMFIDLFMHRHDKPVSLKSAAMWSIFWVMMAMAFAGFLYVHHGAEMASLFLTGYALEEVLSVDNLFVMMAIFAWFGVPDKYRHRVLYWGVLGAIVFRGIFVAIGTSLLSLGPYVEVIFALVVGWTAVMMLRRNEESDEVEDYSGHLAYRLVKRFYPVWPKISSNAFILTQKEVDAELEKPENQDVMVGRVKKAKRYATPLLLCVAVVELSDVMFAFDSVPAIIAVSREPLIIYSAMMFAILGLRTLYFVLEALKQYLVHLEKAVVLLLFFVAFKLGLNATDHFWHHGYSIGATASLFVVLGVLALGIIASVVFPGKREA; translated from the coding sequence ATGTCTGCTGCTCATCTCGGTTTCCCGACGGAAACCGTTGTTGTCTTTGTGGTGATGGCCGTTGGGGCGATGTTTATCGACCTCTTTATGCACCGTCACGATAAACCTGTCTCGCTGAAAAGCGCGGCGATGTGGTCCATTTTCTGGGTCATGATGGCGATGGCCTTCGCCGGATTCCTGTATGTTCACCACGGCGCCGAGATGGCGAGCCTTTTCCTCACCGGCTATGCGCTGGAAGAGGTGCTCTCCGTCGATAACCTGTTCGTGATGATGGCGATCTTCGCCTGGTTCGGCGTGCCGGATAAGTACCGTCACCGCGTGCTCTACTGGGGCGTGCTGGGGGCGATTGTCTTCCGCGGTATCTTTGTGGCTATCGGCACCAGCCTGCTAAGCCTGGGGCCGTACGTTGAGGTGATCTTCGCGCTGGTTGTCGGCTGGACGGCGGTGATGATGCTCAGGCGCAATGAAGAGAGTGACGAAGTGGAAGATTACTCGGGTCATCTCGCCTATCGCCTGGTGAAACGCTTCTATCCTGTCTGGCCGAAAATCAGCAGCAATGCCTTTATTCTGACGCAGAAAGAGGTTGATGCGGAGCTGGAAAAGCCGGAAAACCAGGACGTGATGGTCGGCCGCGTGAAAAAGGCGAAGCGCTATGCGACGCCGCTGTTGCTTTGCGTGGCCGTCGTCGAGCTCTCTGACGTGATGTTCGCGTTTGACTCCGTGCCGGCCATTATTGCCGTGAGCCGTGAACCGCTGATTATCTACAGCGCCATGATGTTCGCCATTCTCGGCCTGCGTACGCTTTACTTCGTGCTGGAAGCGCTGAAGCAGTATCTGGTGCACCTCGAGAAAGCCGTGGTGCTGCTGCTGTTCTTCGTGGCGTTCAAGCTGGGGTTAAATGCCACCGATCACTTCTGGCACCACGGTTACAGCATTGGCGCTACGGCCAGCCTGTTTGTGGTATTAGGCGTGCTGGCGCTGGGGATTATTGCGAGCGTGGTGTTCCCGGGAAAACGTGAGGCCTGA
- a CDS encoding IclR family transcriptional regulator: MGNEGVVAVEKALALLDCFRPGDESLTLTALAQLSGYHKTTVYRLMNSLERMNYVVRHEDGNYALGPRLLYLGKLYEQSFHLSRVVQPELQALSLASQESASWYVLEGGQRLCLFRAEASHGLRHSNLPGSQFPLDNSAISKVLRHWGLNESLPEGEAELPFYTSGARDPHTAAFAMPVFGVHDKLVAALALTGPISRLTEDRREKEIGQLMKAAASRLSQKMGASKLFCQQFFGETSDAAEENL, translated from the coding sequence ATGGGGAATGAAGGCGTTGTAGCGGTTGAAAAAGCGCTGGCTTTACTGGATTGCTTCCGTCCTGGGGATGAGAGCCTGACGCTGACCGCGCTGGCACAGCTGTCGGGTTATCACAAAACCACGGTTTACCGCTTGATGAATTCTCTTGAACGGATGAATTACGTCGTCAGGCATGAAGACGGCAATTATGCGCTGGGCCCACGTCTGCTTTACCTCGGCAAGCTGTATGAACAATCTTTCCATCTTTCCCGGGTGGTTCAGCCCGAGCTTCAGGCGCTATCCCTGGCGTCTCAGGAGAGTGCCAGCTGGTATGTGCTGGAGGGCGGGCAGCGCCTTTGCCTGTTTCGCGCTGAAGCGTCGCATGGCCTGCGACACAGCAATCTTCCCGGCAGCCAGTTCCCGCTCGATAATTCGGCCATCAGTAAGGTATTACGCCATTGGGGGCTCAATGAGAGCCTGCCGGAGGGAGAAGCTGAACTCCCTTTCTACACGTCAGGCGCACGCGATCCCCACACCGCTGCGTTTGCGATGCCCGTCTTCGGCGTTCACGACAAGCTGGTTGCGGCATTAGCCCTGACCGGCCCCATTTCACGGTTGACGGAAGATCGCCGTGAGAAGGAGATAGGCCAGTTGATGAAGGCGGCGGCCAGCCGCCTGTCGCAGAAAATGGGAGCCAGTAAGCTCTTCTGTCAGCAGTTCTTTGGTGAAACGAGCGACGCGGCGGAAGAAAATCTTTAA
- a CDS encoding NlpC/P60 family protein translates to MLSMNSELAVSPAKSALVHQEAGPLRSRILDQYQKWKGTQYQWGGTTHRGVDCSALMQHLFSEAAHLTLPRTTREQIHRGVQVAQYRLRPGDLVFFQTGPNRKHVGVYIGDSQFIHASSSQGVTVSTLTDDYWQAHYITARRVAGSAA, encoded by the coding sequence ATGTTATCGATGAACAGTGAACTGGCAGTTTCGCCGGCGAAATCTGCGCTGGTGCATCAGGAAGCAGGCCCACTGCGCTCGCGTATTCTCGATCAATACCAGAAGTGGAAAGGCACCCAGTACCAGTGGGGCGGAACCACGCATCGCGGGGTGGATTGTTCCGCGCTGATGCAGCACCTGTTCAGCGAAGCGGCACACCTTACTTTACCGCGCACGACGCGCGAGCAAATCCATCGCGGCGTGCAGGTGGCACAATACCGCCTGAGGCCCGGAGACCTGGTATTCTTCCAGACGGGTCCGAACCGCAAGCACGTTGGTGTTTATATTGGCGATAGCCAGTTTATTCATGCCTCAAGCAGCCAGGGCGTAACGGTTTCAACCCTGACGGATGATTACTGGCAAGCACATTATATTACCGCCCGTCGGGTCGCAGGCAGTGCGGCCTGA
- a CDS encoding SDR family NAD(P)-dependent oxidoreductase, whose protein sequence is MKIDFAGKVALVTASTGGIGFAIARGLAESGAEVIVNGRSTESVNKGIQQLQQVVPGVQVRAAIADLSTAEGVESLLKVANNVDILVNNAGIYGPQDFYSTDDETWERYWQTNVMSGVRLSRALLPGMVQKGWGRVVFISSESACNIPADMIHYGVTKTAQLSLARGLAKFVAGSGVTVNSVLPGPTMSDGFAEMMKDEIEKTGKSLEQLAKEFVMANRPSSVIQRAATVEEVANMVIYVCSPQASATSGAALRVDGGVVDDII, encoded by the coding sequence ATGAAAATCGACTTTGCGGGGAAAGTAGCGCTGGTGACCGCCTCAACCGGCGGGATCGGATTTGCCATTGCCAGAGGTCTGGCAGAAAGCGGTGCGGAGGTGATCGTCAATGGCCGGAGCACGGAATCGGTGAATAAAGGCATTCAGCAGCTCCAGCAGGTAGTGCCGGGCGTACAGGTGCGTGCCGCGATTGCCGATCTCAGCACGGCGGAAGGGGTCGAGTCGCTTCTGAAGGTAGCGAATAACGTCGATATCCTGGTTAACAACGCCGGGATTTACGGTCCGCAGGATTTCTATTCCACCGACGATGAAACCTGGGAGCGTTACTGGCAGACCAACGTGATGTCCGGCGTGCGTCTGTCCCGCGCTCTGCTGCCGGGCATGGTACAGAAAGGCTGGGGACGCGTGGTGTTTATCTCTTCCGAGTCGGCCTGCAATATTCCGGCGGATATGATCCACTACGGCGTGACCAAAACGGCGCAGCTCTCACTGGCGCGCGGGCTGGCGAAGTTCGTGGCGGGGAGCGGCGTGACGGTCAACAGCGTGCTGCCGGGCCCGACGATGTCAGACGGTTTCGCAGAGATGATGAAAGATGAAATCGAAAAAACCGGCAAATCGCTGGAGCAGCTGGCGAAAGAGTTTGTGATGGCCAACCGCCCCAGCTCGGTTATCCAGCGCGCGGCCACGGTTGAAGAGGTGGCCAACATGGTGATTTATGTCTGTTCGCCCCAGGCCTCCGCCACCTCAGGCGCGGCGCTTCGCGTCGATGGTGGCGTCGTGGATGACATCATCTGA
- a CDS encoding RraA family protein — protein MSVTEKKPINRHFERVSAEDVRRAAEYQAAILADVAGRRGTLHGRIKPLAPHMSVAGPAITVEVRPGDNLAIHAAMAVAQPGDVLIVDGQGDLSCALLGEIMATQAQASGIAGIIIDGAVRDADSLSKGHYPVFSAGLNPCGPTKLISGRVNHPISVAGATVQAGDLVVADIDGVVVIPRDEVQEVIALAKEKLEMETRRLAAIREGDLRPHWLDDALRKAGMLTDGETL, from the coding sequence ATGTCCGTTACTGAAAAAAAACCGATTAATCGCCATTTCGAGCGCGTTTCTGCCGAGGACGTTCGTCGGGCTGCCGAGTATCAGGCAGCTATTCTGGCCGACGTGGCCGGTCGCCGCGGTACGCTTCATGGCCGCATCAAACCGCTGGCCCCACACATGTCGGTTGCGGGTCCAGCCATCACCGTTGAAGTCCGTCCGGGTGATAATCTGGCGATTCATGCCGCGATGGCGGTGGCGCAGCCCGGCGATGTCCTGATCGTCGATGGCCAAGGCGACCTGAGCTGCGCGCTGCTTGGCGAAATCATGGCCACTCAGGCTCAGGCGAGCGGCATTGCGGGCATCATTATTGACGGCGCTGTACGTGACGCCGATTCCCTGAGCAAAGGTCACTATCCCGTCTTTTCTGCCGGCCTGAATCCCTGCGGCCCGACAAAGTTAATTTCTGGCCGGGTTAATCATCCCATTTCAGTCGCCGGGGCGACGGTTCAGGCCGGGGATCTGGTTGTCGCGGATATCGACGGCGTGGTCGTCATCCCGCGCGATGAGGTTCAGGAGGTTATCGCTCTGGCAAAAGAAAAGCTGGAGATGGAGACCCGGCGTCTTGCCGCCATCCGTGAAGGCGATTTACGTCCACACTGGCTTGATGACGCGCTTCGTAAGGCAGGTATGCTGACCGACGGGGAGACGCTGTGA
- a CDS encoding phenolic acid decarboxylase produces MSNFDKHDLSGFVGKHLVYTYDNGWNYEIYVKNETTLDYRIHSGLVANRWVKDQQAYIVRVGESIYKISWTEPTGTDVSLIVNLGDKLFHGTIFFPRWIMNNPEKTVCFQNDHIPLMNSYRDAGPAYPTEVIDEFATITFVRDCGANNESVIACAASELPKNFPDNLK; encoded by the coding sequence ATGAGCAACTTCGACAAACACGACTTAAGCGGCTTCGTTGGTAAACATCTTGTATATACCTACGATAACGGCTGGAACTACGAGATTTATGTAAAAAACGAGACCACGCTTGATTACCGTATTCACAGCGGTCTGGTGGCCAACCGTTGGGTGAAAGATCAGCAGGCTTACATCGTACGGGTTGGGGAGAGCATCTATAAAATTTCCTGGACCGAGCCAACCGGTACCGACGTCAGCCTGATCGTGAACCTGGGCGACAAACTGTTCCACGGCACCATCTTCTTCCCACGCTGGATCATGAACAACCCGGAAAAAACCGTTTGCTTCCAGAATGACCATATTCCGCTGATGAACAGCTATCGCGATGCGGGCCCGGCGTATCCAACTGAAGTGATTGATGAATTTGCCACGATCACCTTTGTACGCGACTGCGGTGCAAATAATGAAAGCGTCATCGCCTGCGCAGCCAGTGAGTTACCAAAAAACTTCCCAGATAACTTAAAATAA
- a CDS encoding LysR family transcriptional regulator translates to MHKTTLEQWSLLERVVEAGSFAKAAEETHRSQSSVSYNLSLLQERLGVALLVPEGRRAVLTPAGELLLNQVKPLLKAFSYVETRAATLRNGMRTRLDLVVDSIFPRRRLFAILRQFQQQYPQTQIRLTEVLENTRADAINDEADVMVLTRRQDITGLGEWLMNIDFVAVAHSRHPLFHLDAPLNDEMLRPWPLIQIADSQPAARAAGESWTFSTIDAAIEAVVSQVGYGWLPEERIQTQLDQGVLKRLPLSHGARRATPLHLIVKRSLAPLDEQVETLLRLFSQEPSSSPATL, encoded by the coding sequence ATGCATAAGACGACGCTGGAACAATGGTCTTTACTGGAAAGGGTAGTGGAAGCGGGCAGCTTTGCCAAAGCAGCGGAGGAGACCCACCGCAGCCAGTCCTCGGTGAGCTATAACCTGTCGCTGCTGCAGGAGCGGCTGGGCGTAGCGCTCCTGGTTCCGGAGGGGCGACGGGCGGTGTTAACCCCTGCCGGAGAACTTCTGCTTAACCAGGTTAAACCGCTGCTGAAAGCGTTTTCGTATGTTGAGACGCGCGCAGCGACCCTTCGCAACGGGATGCGCACGCGGTTGGATCTGGTGGTGGACTCCATTTTCCCGCGCCGCCGCCTGTTCGCTATTCTTCGTCAGTTCCAGCAGCAGTATCCGCAGACTCAGATACGTCTGACCGAGGTGCTGGAAAATACCCGAGCCGATGCCATTAACGACGAAGCCGATGTGATGGTCTTAACCCGTCGCCAGGACATTACCGGGCTCGGCGAATGGCTGATGAATATCGACTTTGTTGCCGTGGCCCATTCCCGGCATCCCCTGTTTCACCTCGATGCGCCGCTAAATGATGAGATGCTTCGCCCGTGGCCGCTTATCCAGATTGCGGACAGCCAGCCCGCCGCGCGTGCTGCAGGCGAGTCCTGGACCTTCTCCACCATCGATGCCGCCATAGAGGCCGTCGTCTCTCAGGTCGGCTACGGCTGGCTGCCAGAGGAACGCATCCAGACCCAGCTGGATCAGGGCGTACTGAAACGCCTGCCGCTGAGTCACGGTGCACGCAGAGCAACGCCGCTACACCTGATTGTAAAGCGCTCCCTCGCCCCGCTTGATGAGCAGGTTGAGACGCTGTTGCGCCTTTTTAGCCAGGAGCCGTCATCCTCACCTGCTACGCTTTAA
- a CDS encoding HAD family hydrolase produces MTNMIADETVAKSNVLSVFDFDGTLTHHDSFIPFLRFAFGKRYFAGRLVRMALPTLHCVRRKLTRDELKEVLIKTFLTGVDEHWLRQQAEAFCEKYWNKLMRPEGVLAVAAEVNSGAEVTICSASPALVLQPWADKLGIKLIGTQLEVKDGKLTGRITGNNCRCAQKVARLEKVYGDLNAYHLRAWGDTRGDHELLAAAQDPHWRHFHHPRKRRNSPIKG; encoded by the coding sequence ATGACCAATATGATTGCCGACGAGACGGTGGCAAAGTCCAACGTGCTCTCTGTCTTTGACTTTGACGGGACATTAACGCACCACGACAGCTTTATCCCTTTCCTGCGTTTTGCCTTCGGTAAACGCTACTTCGCGGGCCGTCTGGTGCGCATGGCGCTGCCCACGCTCCACTGCGTGCGTCGCAAGCTGACGCGCGATGAGCTGAAGGAAGTGCTGATTAAAACGTTCCTGACGGGCGTGGATGAACACTGGCTGCGCCAGCAGGCGGAAGCCTTTTGCGAAAAATACTGGAACAAGCTGATGCGCCCCGAAGGGGTTCTGGCGGTAGCGGCTGAGGTGAATTCCGGTGCGGAAGTGACCATCTGTTCCGCGTCCCCGGCGCTGGTGCTCCAGCCGTGGGCTGACAAACTGGGCATTAAGCTGATTGGCACGCAGCTGGAAGTGAAAGACGGCAAGCTGACGGGGCGCATCACGGGCAATAACTGCCGCTGCGCCCAGAAGGTGGCAAGGCTGGAAAAAGTGTATGGCGATCTGAACGCCTATCACCTGCGCGCCTGGGGAGACACCCGCGGCGACCACGAGCTGCTGGCGGCGGCGCAGGATCCGCACTGGCGGCACTTCCATCACCCGCGCAAGCGCCGGAATTCACCGATTAAGGGTTAG